From a single Streptomyces liliifuscus genomic region:
- a CDS encoding sensor histidine kinase, translated as MRHGGRKGNEDGTTDSTGGPRSSERLVILALERFGVWLRSIVVCLCGALGVVSADAAEIPLAVSLLVPAFLACGVRLYSLRRPRMFPLALLWTLDAAVVVLTGLSQPVIGGEAADVMVEAMVGISVVAFQYEWATRPVAGAALAALGAVVFVLGDVLSSPGHGPDWVPLARMLIQVGLSRAAYLIVRGLARAADRSAAVRAAARREMEVAAARRATEREYLATLHDTASATLLMVSQGDGRDWSWLPPRARQDLEAMSAVPGFETGSVDLAALLGCVPEGEGQTRVRLKTRIDGPLAIPSGPGLAIFNGVREAVTNVARHAGVREAELRAWTEGEGAVVELSDAGRGFNPESVPARRRGISGSIIARMHAVGGSASVTSHPDIGTRVQWRWHGQTRAPQAGDGAQAPGVPRPPRAQVQHTADVRFIRGRLLYGTQLAVLLISLVWQFTISLRRLVVHQDVYRPAWAQTAAFVCLAAVAVIGGAYLLRGRQIPPRVRWWSLGSALAVSAVCAFTLPPEQSTGAPDWAFGVVGWHALFLLADLRVRVFAAFLGAHVGLNATAVFLSGAPTVAQWATMGISTIGSCGFQLSVGVLMTYLLHGTAPAAGTEAAREEELRTRERIHEDMQRDHKDRYRALTATTVPLLVGLGHGVLSPHDEEVRFRCGVEAARMRRLFAESDAVLDPLLNELRACVEVAEHQGVTVSLAVRGQPGEVPVEVRRELIDPVAVILSRTRSTARVTVVWTPRVVRVSVVSEDCAGGRGAERAAQAHGRATDVKVDVTRTMRGGSVWVEAGWRRPAASGVDLT; from the coding sequence ATGCGGCACGGGGGACGCAAGGGGAACGAGGACGGAACCACTGATTCGACAGGCGGCCCCAGGTCCAGCGAGCGCCTGGTGATCCTGGCCCTTGAGCGCTTCGGGGTGTGGCTCCGGTCCATCGTGGTCTGCCTGTGCGGTGCGCTGGGCGTCGTCTCGGCGGATGCGGCGGAGATTCCCCTGGCGGTGTCTCTGCTGGTGCCCGCTTTCCTCGCCTGTGGTGTGCGCCTTTACTCGCTGCGCCGCCCGCGCATGTTCCCGCTTGCCCTGCTGTGGACGTTGGACGCGGCCGTGGTGGTGTTGACGGGGCTGTCTCAGCCGGTGATCGGCGGCGAGGCCGCGGATGTGATGGTGGAGGCGATGGTCGGCATCAGCGTCGTCGCCTTCCAGTACGAGTGGGCGACGCGACCGGTGGCCGGGGCTGCCCTGGCCGCGTTGGGGGCTGTCGTGTTCGTGCTGGGCGACGTCCTCTCCTCGCCCGGGCACGGCCCCGACTGGGTACCCCTGGCGCGCATGCTGATCCAGGTGGGCCTGTCGAGGGCCGCCTACCTCATCGTTCGGGGGCTGGCCAGGGCGGCGGACCGGTCGGCCGCGGTCAGGGCGGCAGCGCGCCGGGAGATGGAGGTCGCCGCCGCACGCAGGGCGACCGAGCGCGAGTACCTGGCGACCCTGCACGACACGGCGAGCGCGACGCTGCTGATGGTCTCCCAGGGCGACGGCCGGGACTGGTCGTGGCTGCCTCCACGTGCCAGACAGGATCTGGAGGCCATGTCCGCCGTGCCCGGATTCGAGACGGGGAGCGTCGACCTCGCGGCTCTCCTCGGCTGTGTGCCCGAAGGTGAGGGACAGACCAGGGTGCGGCTCAAGACGCGCATCGATGGCCCGCTCGCGATTCCGTCCGGCCCTGGGCTCGCGATATTCAACGGGGTCCGGGAGGCCGTCACCAATGTGGCACGCCATGCCGGGGTGCGGGAGGCGGAGCTCAGGGCATGGACAGAGGGAGAAGGCGCCGTCGTCGAACTGTCCGACGCGGGACGGGGGTTCAACCCGGAGTCCGTCCCCGCGCGGCGCCGGGGCATCTCCGGTTCCATCATCGCCAGGATGCACGCGGTCGGAGGCTCCGCTTCCGTCACCTCCCATCCGGACATCGGGACCCGCGTGCAGTGGCGCTGGCACGGCCAGACGCGGGCGCCACAGGCAGGCGACGGAGCACAGGCGCCCGGCGTACCGCGCCCGCCCCGCGCCCAGGTCCAGCACACGGCCGACGTCCGCTTCATCCGTGGGCGGCTCCTGTACGGGACCCAACTGGCCGTGCTGCTGATCAGCCTGGTGTGGCAGTTCACCATCTCGCTGCGCCGGCTCGTGGTCCACCAGGACGTGTACCGCCCCGCGTGGGCACAGACGGCCGCCTTCGTCTGCCTTGCCGCCGTCGCGGTGATCGGGGGCGCCTATCTGCTGCGTGGCAGACAGATCCCTCCGAGGGTGCGCTGGTGGAGCCTGGGCTCGGCGCTGGCTGTTTCGGCGGTCTGCGCGTTCACGCTCCCGCCGGAGCAGTCGACAGGTGCACCGGACTGGGCGTTCGGAGTGGTCGGCTGGCACGCGCTGTTCCTGCTGGCAGACCTGCGGGTCAGGGTATTCGCGGCGTTCCTCGGGGCGCATGTGGGGCTCAACGCGACTGCTGTGTTCCTGTCCGGGGCGCCAACTGTCGCCCAGTGGGCCACCATGGGGATCTCCACGATAGGCAGCTGCGGCTTCCAGCTATCCGTCGGTGTACTGATGACGTACCTGCTCCACGGTACGGCGCCAGCAGCGGGGACCGAGGCCGCACGGGAGGAAGAACTGCGTACCCGGGAACGCATCCACGAGGACATGCAGCGTGACCACAAGGACCGCTACCGCGCGCTGACGGCGACGACCGTGCCGCTGCTCGTGGGCCTTGGCCATGGTGTGCTGAGCCCGCACGACGAGGAGGTCAGGTTCCGGTGCGGCGTGGAAGCCGCCCGTATGCGCCGCCTGTTCGCGGAAAGCGATGCCGTCCTGGACCCGCTGCTGAACGAGTTGCGGGCGTGCGTCGAGGTGGCCGAGCACCAGGGGGTGACGGTGAGCCTGGCCGTACGGGGCCAGCCGGGTGAGGTGCCTGTGGAGGTACGCAGGGAGTTGATCGACCCGGTGGCGGTGATTCTGAGCCGTACCCGCTCGACCGCGCGGGTGACTGTCGTGTGGACACCCCGCGTGGTACGCGTGAGTGTGGTCAGCGAGGACTGCGCCGGCGGCCGGGGCGCGGAAAGAGCCGCTCAGGCACACGGCCGTGCCACGGACGTGAAGGTGGACGTGACGCGAACGATGCGCGGCGGAAGTGTGTGGGTGGAGGCCGGCTGGAGAAGACCGGCAGCCTCCGGAGTTGACCTCACATGA
- a CDS encoding response regulator transcription factor: protein MSDNAPVSVVVVDDHPAILSGVEAWYAASRRPITVVAVGGSIREAWTAPGSTADVVVLDLQLGEGGPAFGSLRRLVDAGRQVVVYSMRDDEKTALNCLDLGAATYLTKSEGRDHLVEATLAAADERPYMAPALAGALGTNTRADRPQLSVREENVLIEWFQSESKELVAQRLGISVRTVNSYLDRVRIKYANVGRPARTKASLVARAIQDGLVDVDDL, encoded by the coding sequence ATGAGTGACAACGCACCGGTCAGCGTGGTCGTCGTCGACGATCATCCCGCCATCCTCTCGGGCGTGGAGGCGTGGTACGCCGCATCACGGCGGCCCATCACCGTGGTCGCGGTCGGCGGCTCCATACGGGAAGCCTGGACCGCGCCGGGCAGCACGGCCGACGTCGTCGTCCTGGATCTGCAACTGGGCGAGGGCGGCCCCGCCTTCGGCAGCCTTCGAAGACTCGTCGACGCCGGGCGGCAGGTGGTCGTCTACTCGATGCGGGACGACGAGAAGACAGCGCTCAACTGCCTGGACCTGGGAGCCGCGACCTATCTGACCAAGAGCGAGGGCCGAGACCATCTGGTCGAGGCGACGCTGGCGGCAGCGGACGAGCGGCCCTACATGGCGCCCGCACTGGCTGGCGCGCTGGGAACAAATACCCGCGCCGACCGCCCCCAACTCTCAGTGCGCGAGGAGAACGTGCTCATCGAGTGGTTCCAGTCGGAGTCGAAGGAGTTGGTCGCGCAGCGTCTCGGGATCTCCGTACGGACGGTCAACTCGTATCTGGACCGGGTGCGCATCAAGTACGCGAACGTCGGCCGACCCGCGCGGACCAAGGCAAGCCTGGTCGCCCGCGCCATCCAGGACGGGCTGGTCGACGTGGACGACCTCTGA